The proteins below come from a single Cannabis sativa cultivar Pink pepper isolate KNU-18-1 chromosome 3, ASM2916894v1, whole genome shotgun sequence genomic window:
- the LOC133035932 gene encoding uncharacterized protein LOC133035932, which translates to MLCGEKVTDYEMLEKTYTTFHASNVLLQQQYREQNFKIYSELISCLLVAEQNNDLLMKNHESRPAGSALFHEVNATIADNHNHSRDRDHNQSNRRGRYHNQSRDRGRSNVWHCNGQNKISYTPMKNTTTENKGKGPQNNNRRNSKNLCSRCGIKGHWARACRTAKHLVDLYQAYVKGKEKMEANFAYQDDGFLKEPLDITHLDVADFFNEDLINCNINIDNGDGSVHN; encoded by the coding sequence ATGTtgtgtggagaaaaagttactgACTATGAAATGTTAGAAAAAACATATACTACTTTTCATGCCTCTAATGTGCTCTTGCAGCAGCAATATAGagagcaaaattttaaaatatattcagAATTGATTTCATGTCTTCTAGTAGCTGAGCAAAATAATGAtcttttgatgaaaaatcatgAATCTCGCCCAGCTGGGTCTGCTCTATTCCATGAAGTGAATGCTACAATTGCTGACAATCATAATCATAGTCGTGATCGTGATCATAATCAAAGTAATAGACGTGGTCGTTACCATAATCAAAGTCGCGATCGCGGTCGAAGCAATGTTTGGCATTGTAATGGCCAGAATAAAATTTCGTATACTCCAATGAAAAACACAACTACTGAGAACAAGGGAAAAggtcctcaaaataataatcgTAGAAATTCTAAAAATTTATGTTCCAGATGTGGAATAAAAGGACACTGGGCACGTGCCTGCCGTACGGCAAAACACCTTGTTGATCTTTATCAAGCATATGTGAAAGGAAAGGAGAAAATGGAAGCAAATTTTGCCTATCAAGATGATGGTTTTCTCAAAGAGCCTTTGGATATTACGCACTTAGATGTTGcagatttttttaatgaagatcTCATTAATTGCAACATAAATATCGATAATGGAGATGGGAGTGTCCACAATTAG